From the Candidatus Polarisedimenticolia bacterium genome, the window CTGAGCCGCGCCGGAGAGCCTTTCCGGCCGTTCCGAGGGTAGAATCGAAGTATGCGCTTCACTCGCCGCCACGCCTGCTGGGGGTTGCTCCTCGGTCTGCTGATCCCGTCGTCTCTCTCGGCCTCCGGGTACACCTTCTACCGGATCATCATCTGGGGGGAGCCGGGCGAACAGCCGGCCCGCCTGCAGCAGAACGCCGGCGGGGAGTTCTCCCTGCTGTTCCTGCCGCCGGCGCCCGAATCGGGCTGGGACCCGGTCCTGGCCCGCCGGCTGGCGGTCACGGCAAATGCCGTCGTCGACGCCGATCCGGTGCCGATCCTGCGTCCCAGGGATCCCGATCCCGACTGGGACACCTCCGCTCTGGAGGGTTCCTTTGATTTGAATCGGGACGGGCGGGCAGAGATCCTGAAGGCCCGCACCGTGATGGTTCCCGATTCGCGTGATCCCGGCGCGAGTCAGCAGCGGGTTATCGTGGAGCTGTCCGAGGAGGGGCGCATCCTCTTCGTGGACCGTCTCGAAGGGATTTCAGGTGCTGGAGTGAGGGCGCACGGGGCGAGCGCTACCGATTTCACGGAAGACGGATATCCCGATTTGATTATTCGCCTGGAGGCGGAGGACCGCACCGGCGTTGCGCTGTACAGCCAGAAGCCGCTGCGCTACGCCGGCTCCGCAACGCGCCGCATCGACGGATCCTCGGCCGATTTCCGCGCCGATGGCTACGGCATCTTCAATCTGGGCCGCTCGCCGAAAGAATTCTTCGCGAAGCTGCCGTCCGCCGCCCGCCCCGATCGCCCCGGCTGCCCGGCCACCCAGGGGGTCGACGCGGACAAGCTGGCCCACTGCGGCTACTCCTTCGTTTCTCCCTACCTGGGGTGGATCCAGGCGTTCCAGGTCGACTATCTCCCCTCCAACAGCCTGAAAGCCTTCCGCTTCTATTTCCCGGGCGCGGCCGCATCGATCTCGCCCGAGGAAGCGCTGAGCTTCCTCGTCCCGGTCTTTGGAGGCGATTTCCGCGAATCCTCCAAGAACGGCGCGGCCGGCGGCAAGAATTTGAGCTGGCAATGGAAGGGGAAGGGCTCGTCGGCGACTTTGGAAGCGGAGCAGGATCGGTCGGGAAAGAAGCGGTGTCTCCGGCTCACCCTGCAGAAGCTCTAGAATTCGGCGCCGCAGCTAGCGCTGCCGCGCCAGGGCGTCGAGCAGCTTCTGGTGGATGCCGCCGAAGGATCCGTTGGACATGATCAGGACCACGTCACCATCGCGCGCCTCCGCGGCGATGATCTCCACGATCGCCGGCACGCCGGGAGAATAGCGCGCCTCGATACCCCGCCGCTTCAGATCCTCGACCAGCCCTTCGGCCGAGAAACGGTCCCCTGCCGGGGCCCGCTCGGGATGGTCGACCGCGGCGATCAGCACCAGGTCGGCCTGGTCGAACGCCTCGGCATACTCCTGCTGGAAGACGGCGCGGCGCGTGGTGTTGGTCCTGGGCTCGAACACCGCCCAGAGACGGTGCCCCGCGTAGCGCTCCGCCAGCGCGCCGATGGTGCCGTGCACCGCCGTCGGATGGTGCGCGAAATCGTCCACCACCGTGACTCCGCGAGTGACGCCGCGGATCTCCTGGCGGCGCCGCACTCCCGGAAAGCTCGCCAGCCCTTTGCCGATCTCCTCCGGTCCGAGCCCGAGATGGGAGGCGGCGGCGGTGACGCCCAGGATGTTCTGCAGGTTGTGGTTTCCGGTCATCGGCGAAGTGTAGGAGGCGAAGCGCTCGTTGCCGCGGAACACATCGAACAGGATCCCGTCCTGCGTCGCCTTGCGCGTGCGGCCCACCCAGGTCGCCTTCTCCCGTACGCCGTAGTCGATGCGCCGCCCGCGGCAGGCCGCCGACAGCTCGCGCACCAGCGGACCGTCGGCGCAGCTGACCAGCGCACCGTCGGCGGGTATCAGCGCGATGAAGGCGGCGAAAGTCTTTTTCACCGCCTCCAGGTCAGTGAACATCTCAGCAT encodes:
- the mpl gene encoding UDP-N-acetylmuramate:L-alanyl-gamma-D-glutamyl-meso-diaminopimelate ligase, whose translation is MSRGKIHLVGICGTGMGSLAGLLAEAGYEVRGSDENVYPPMSTMLERLGITLMSGYRAENLDWGPELVIIGNIATPSNPEALSAVARKLAWSSFPQAVEDLFLKNSHPVVIAGTHGKTTTSALMAWVLKEAGRDPSWLVGGVLSGEDRSFHLGRGSHFVIEGDEYESAYFDKGSKFLHYRPRTAILTSVEFDHAEMFTDLEAVKKTFAAFIALIPADGALVSCADGPLVRELSAACRGRRIDYGVREKATWVGRTRKATQDGILFDVFRGNERFASYTSPMTGNHNLQNILGVTAAASHLGLGPEEIGKGLASFPGVRRRQEIRGVTRGVTVVDDFAHHPTAVHGTIGALAERYAGHRLWAVFEPRTNTTRRAVFQQEYAEAFDQADLVLIAAVDHPERAPAGDRFSAEGLVEDLKRRGIEARYSPGVPAIVEIIAAEARDGDVVLIMSNGSFGGIHQKLLDALARQR